One stretch of Bos indicus x Bos taurus breed Angus x Brahman F1 hybrid chromosome 22, Bos_hybrid_MaternalHap_v2.0, whole genome shotgun sequence DNA includes these proteins:
- the LMOD3 gene encoding leiomodin-3 codes for MSEHSRSSDQEEIDGEIDEEEILATLSPEELKELQSEMEVMAPDPRLPVGMIQKDQTDKPPTGNFDHKSLVDYMYWQKASRRMLEDERVPLTFVPTKEKTQEQHEAIGKSNKNMSQYLKEKLNSEIIAHKRESQGSDNVQETNNDDNEDEGEDEEDDAEDEEEDEGKEDSEESDQTKRGEEGEIKEQIKNGENTGQQVTSKVTEEQKGRPEAQDKIEKKISKLDPKKLALDTSFLKVSARPSGNQTDLDGSLRRVRQNDPDMKELNLNNIENIPKEMLLDFVNAMKKNKHVRTFSLANVGADENVAFALANMLRENRSISTLNIESNFITGKGIVAIMRCLQFNETLTELRFHNQRHMLGHHAEMEIARLLKANNTLLKMGYHFELPGPRMVVTNLLTRNQDRQRQKRQEEQKQQQLKEQRKLIAMLENGLGLPPGMWEMLGGPMPDSRTQEFLQTPPPRPPNPQAAPFSRQNEVTKKPSQPPKYRTDPDSFHVVKLKRIQRKSRMPEAREPPEKTNLKDVIKTLKPVPRNRPPPLVEITPRDQLLNDIRHSNIAYLKPVQLPKELA; via the exons ATGTCAGAACATAGCAGGAGTTCAGATCAAGAAGAAATCGATGGGGAGATTGATGAAGAAGAAATCTTGGCCACCTTGTCCCCAGAAGAGCTCAAAGAACTACAGTCGGAAATGGAGGTGATGGCCCCTGACCCCAGGCTTCCCGTGGGAATGATTCAGAAGGATCAGACCGACAAGCCACCAACAGGGAACTTCGACCATAAATCTCTCGTTGATTATATGTATTGGCAAAAGGCATCCAGACGCATGCTGGAAGACGAACGTGTTCCTCTCACCTTTGTGCCAACCAAG GAAAAAACTCAAGAACAGCATGAAGCGATAggcaaaagcaataaaaatatgtcccagtatttaaaagaaaaacttaacaGTGAAATCATTGCCCATAAAAGAGAATCACAGGGCAGTGACAATGTCCAAGAaacaaataatgatgataatgaagatgagggggaagatgaagaagatgatgcagaagatgaagaagaagatgaaggaaaagaagacagtgaagaGAGTGATCAAACAAAAAGAGGGGAGGAAGGTGAGATAAAGGAGCAAATAAAAAATGGTGAGAACACGGGCCAACAGGTAACTAGTAAAGTAACTGAAGAACAGAAAGGCAGACCAGAGGCTCAagacaaaattgagaaaaaaatatcaaaattggaTCCCAAGAAGTTAGCTCTAGATACCAGTTTTTTGAAAGTAAGTGCAAGGCCCTCCGGAAACCAAACGGACCTGGATGGGAGCTTAAGGCGAGTGAGACAAAATGACCCTGACATGAAGGAACTCAACCTGAACAACATTGAAAACATCCCCAAAGAAATGTTGCTGGACTTTGTCAAcgcaatgaagaaaaacaaacacgtCAGAACCTTCAGTTTAGCGAACGTGGGTGCGGATGAGAACGTAGCATTCGCCTTGGCTAACATGTTGCGTGAAAATAGGAGCATTAGCACTCTCAACATAGAGTCCAATTTCATCACAGGCAAGGGCATCGTGGCCATCATGCGGTGTCTCCAGTTTAACGAGACACTCACCGAACTTCGGTTTCACAATCAGAGACATATGCTGGGCCACCACGCTGAAATGGAAATAGCCAGGCTTTTGAAAGCGAATAACACTCTCCTGAAGATGGGCTACCATTTTGAGCTTCCAGGTCCCAGAATGGTGGTAACCAATCTGCTCACCAGGAATCAGGATAGACAAAGGCAGAAAAGGCAAGAAGAACAGAAACAGCAGCAGCTCAAAGAGCAGAGGAAGTTAATTGCCATGTTGGAGAATGGGCTGGGGCTGCCCCCTGGGATGTGGGAGATGCTGGGAGGACCAATGCCGGATTCCCGGACGCAGGAGTTCCTCCAGACTCCTCCTCCTCGACCTCCCAACCCCCAAGCAGCCCCCTTCAGTCGACAAAATGAAGTGACAAAAAAACCATCGCAGCCGCCGAAGTACAGGACGGACCCCGACTCCTTCCACGTGGTGAAGCTGAAGAGGATCCAGCGCAAATCTCGGATGCCAGAAGCCAGAGAGCCACCTGAGAAAACCAATCTCAAAGATGTGATCAAAACGCTCAAACCCGTGCCGAGAAACAGGCCACCCCCGTTGGTGGAAATTACCCCCCGAGATCAGCTCTTGAACGACATTCGTCACAGTAACATCGCCTATCTTAAACCT GTGCAGCTGCCAAAAGAACTGGCATAA